In Pseudonocardia sp. C8, one genomic interval encodes:
- the merA gene encoding mercury(II) reductase, whose product MTVSQETIVNSNSAGQVYDLAVIGAGSAAKAAATEARRLGKSVVMVERDAPGGTCLNVGCVPSKSLLAAAAVRATAQGGRFPGVVTSAEPVDLELLVKDKDRLLGELRERDHVEGTAQAGIVLLRGAASFVPSEEEHVELVVHGVEGEVARIGAEHALIATGARPYVPDVPGLGSVDYLTSSTAMSQERVPESLLVVGGNAIGLEQAQLFARLGARVTVVELAPRIAPFEDPSISAALQEALADEGIEFLTAATLEGVEPDGTGIVAAVVAGGETLSVPAEKILVATGRRPVTDGLGLDAVGVITGSRGEVVVDEFLRTAHPRIWAAGDVTGGRQFVYVAGAQGAAAIGNAFDDTPRALDYTTVPRVTFTSPALASVGMTPAEAEIAGQPYETRELPLASIPRALVSRRTGGRLTLVSDPGSGRVLGVHMVGEEAGEVITAATYALSAGFTVQQLATTWAPFLTMAESLRIVAQLSPRERAQ is encoded by the coding sequence ATGACGGTGTCTCAGGAGACGATCGTGAACAGCAACAGCGCGGGCCAGGTCTACGACCTGGCCGTCATCGGGGCCGGCTCGGCGGCCAAGGCTGCGGCGACGGAGGCGCGCCGGCTCGGGAAGTCCGTCGTCATGGTGGAGCGGGATGCTCCCGGCGGCACCTGCCTGAACGTGGGGTGCGTGCCCTCGAAGTCCCTGCTGGCCGCGGCGGCGGTCCGGGCGACGGCTCAGGGAGGGCGCTTTCCCGGGGTGGTCACCTCGGCCGAGCCGGTCGACCTGGAGCTGCTGGTCAAGGACAAGGACCGGCTCCTCGGCGAGCTGCGGGAGCGAGACCACGTCGAGGGGACCGCGCAGGCGGGCATCGTACTGCTGCGTGGGGCGGCGTCGTTCGTTCCCTCCGAGGAGGAGCACGTGGAGCTGGTCGTCCACGGGGTCGAGGGCGAGGTCGCGCGGATCGGTGCGGAGCACGCGCTGATCGCCACCGGTGCCCGGCCCTACGTCCCGGACGTGCCCGGCCTGGGCTCGGTCGACTACCTGACGTCGTCGACCGCGATGTCGCAGGAGCGGGTGCCCGAGTCCCTGCTTGTCGTTGGGGGGAACGCCATCGGCCTGGAGCAGGCGCAGCTGTTCGCCCGGCTGGGGGCACGGGTCACGGTGGTCGAGCTGGCCCCGAGGATCGCTCCGTTCGAGGATCCGTCCATCTCGGCCGCCCTGCAGGAGGCGCTGGCCGACGAGGGCATCGAGTTCCTGACGGCGGCGACGCTCGAGGGGGTCGAGCCGGACGGGACGGGGATAGTCGCGGCGGTGGTCGCCGGTGGCGAGACCCTCTCGGTTCCCGCGGAGAAGATCCTCGTCGCGACCGGACGCCGGCCGGTGACCGACGGCCTGGGGCTGGACGCGGTCGGCGTGATCACGGGATCGCGGGGCGAGGTCGTGGTGGACGAGTTCCTGCGGACCGCCCACCCGCGGATCTGGGCGGCCGGTGATGTCACCGGCGGGCGGCAGTTCGTCTACGTGGCGGGCGCGCAGGGTGCCGCCGCGATCGGCAACGCCTTCGACGACACGCCCAGGGCCCTCGACTACACGACGGTGCCCCGGGTCACGTTCACCTCCCCGGCGCTGGCCTCGGTCGGAATGACTCCCGCGGAGGCCGAGATCGCCGGACAGCCGTACGAGACCCGTGAGCTGCCACTGGCATCGATTCCCCGGGCGCTGGTCAGCCGCCGCACCGGCGGCCGGCTCACACTGGTGTCCGACCCCGGGTCGGGACGGGTGCTGGGCGTCCACATGGTGGGCGAGGAGGCCGGAGAGGTCATCACGGCGGCCACGTACGCGCTGTCGGCCGGGTTCACCGTCCAGCAGCTGGCCACGACCTGGGCACCGTTCCTGACGATGGCCGAGTCGCTCAGGATCGTGGCTCAGCTGTCACCTCGGGAGCGAGCCCAATAG
- a CDS encoding TetR/AcrR family transcriptional regulator, giving the protein MRHGSAVQDRILDTAARLFYAHGVRAVGVDRVIAEAGVAKASLYAHFGSKNELVVAYLRRQADLVHQGLRHVEGEAETGPARVAALFDHAAAACGQPGYQGCHFLNAAAEHLDPDSGAAEVLAEHRAFVLAYLERNVQGSTRAERAEVARIILTLYDGAKVASMDEGSAAFARVKPVAVSMAGE; this is encoded by the coding sequence ATGCGACACGGATCAGCGGTGCAGGACCGGATCCTGGATACGGCAGCCCGGCTCTTTTACGCCCACGGGGTGCGGGCCGTCGGTGTCGATCGGGTGATCGCCGAGGCTGGTGTGGCCAAGGCGAGCCTGTACGCGCACTTCGGGTCGAAGAACGAGCTCGTCGTGGCGTACCTGAGGCGCCAGGCGGACCTGGTGCATCAGGGGTTGCGGCACGTCGAGGGCGAGGCGGAGACCGGTCCGGCCCGGGTTGCCGCCCTGTTCGACCACGCAGCGGCCGCCTGCGGCCAGCCGGGCTACCAGGGCTGCCACTTCCTCAACGCGGCCGCCGAGCACCTCGACCCGGACAGCGGGGCGGCCGAGGTTCTGGCCGAGCACCGGGCGTTCGTGCTGGCCTACCTCGAGCGGAACGTCCAGGGGTCGACTCGTGCGGAACGCGCCGAGGTCGCCCGAATCATCCTGACGCTGTACGACGGTGCGAAGGTCGCCTCGATGGACGAGGGCAGCGCCGCTTTCGCGCGGGTCAAGCCGGTGGCGGTGTCGATGGCCGGCGAGTGA